In Oryza glaberrima chromosome 8, OglaRS2, whole genome shotgun sequence, the following are encoded in one genomic region:
- the LOC127782710 gene encoding probable UDP-arabinose 4-epimerase 3, with translation MIPLNRRASQTRGGMEYFDARRKPHNVGKVIAALVLTTLCIFVLKQSPGFGGSSVFSRHEPGVTHVLVTGGAGYIGSHASLRLLKDNYRVTIVDNLSRGNMGAVKVLQELFPQPGRLQFIYADLGDQKTVNKIFAENAFDAVMHFAAVAYVGESTLEPLRYYHNITSNTLLILEAMASHGVKTLIYSSTCATYGEPEKMPIVETTRQLPINPYGKAKKMAEDIILDFTKGRKDMAVMILRYFNVIGSDPEGRLGEAPRPELREHGRISGACFDAALGIIPGLKVKGTDYPTTDGTCIRDYIDVTDLVDAHVKALNKAEPSKVGIYNVGTGRGRSVKEFVDACKKATGVNIKIEYLSRRPGDYAEVYSDPTKINTELNWTAQYTDLKESLSVAWRWQKSHPRGYGSN, from the exons ATGATTCCGCTAAACAGGAGGGCGAGTCAGACTAGGGGTG GGATGGAATACTTCGATGCTAGGCGGAAGCCTCATAATGTTGGGAAAGTTATTGCAGCTCTGGTCCTCACAACACTATGTATATTTGTTTTGAAGCAATCTCCTGGTTTTGGTGGCAGTAGTGTG TTTTCTCGCCATGAACCTGGTGTTACTCATGTCTTAGTAACAGGAGGAGCTGGCTATATTGGGTCACATGCTTCATTACGCCTGTTAAAGGACAATTATCGAGTTACCATTGTG GACAATCTTTCTAGAGGAAACATGGGAGCAGTAAAGGTTCTCCAAGAGTTGTTCCCCCAGCCAGGAAGACTTCAGTTTATCTATGCTGATCTTGGAGATCAAAAAACT GTCAACAAGATCTTTGCCGAAAATGCGTTTGATGCTGTTATGCACTTTGCTGCTGTTGCCTATGTGGGTGAGAGTACATTGGAACCCCTTAG GTACTATCACAATATTACATCGAACACCTTATTGATTTTGGAGGCTATGGCGTCTCATGGAGTCAAGACCCTTATTTACTCTAGTACATGTGCCACCTATGGAGAACCAGAGAAGATGCCTATTGTAGAAACCACACGTCAG TTACCAATTAATCCCTATGGAAAAGCTAAGAAAATGGCGGAGGACATCATACTAGATTTCACGAAGGGGAGAAAGGACATGGCTGTGATGATTTTAAG ATATTTCAATGTTATCGGATCAGACCCAGAGGGAAGACTAGGTGAAGCTCCTAGACCTGAACTACGAGAGCATGGAAGGATATCCGGGGCATGCTTTGATGCTGCGTTAGGAATCATTCCAGGGCTGAAG GTTAAAGGAACAGATTATCCTACAACTGATGGAACCTGCATAAGAGACTACATTGATGTCACAGATCTTGTTGATGCTCATGTGAAAGCACTCAACAAGGCAGAGCCAAGTAAAGTTGGCATTTACAATGTTGGCACTGGAAGAG GTCGTTCAGTCAAGGAGTTTGTGGATGCCTGCAAAAAGGCAACTGGAGTCAACATTAAAATTGAGTACCTCAGCAGGAGGCCAGGGGACTATGCTGAAGTATACAGTGACCCAACAAAGATCAACACGGAGCTCAACTGGACTGCTCAATATACCGACCTCAAGGAGAGCCTGTCAGTCGCTTGGAGATGGCAAAAGTCACATCCACGCGGATATGGgtcaaactaa
- the LOC127781629 gene encoding protein LOL4, translating into MQDQLICSGCRRVVQYRRGVAGVCCPGCNTLTAVNPSAVADMSELICSGCPTLLFYNRGASNIRCPSCNRLNSTRSANQIAHLTCGQCRTTLMHPPGASTVQCATCRYVNHVRDARPQTVLVENPKTLDDKGKLVSNVVVGVTSWKR; encoded by the exons ATGCAGGACCAGCTGATCTGCAGCGGCTGCAGGCGCGTCGTCCAGTACAGGAGAGGGGTCGCCGGCGTCTGCTGCCCGGGCTGCAACACGCTCACCGCCGTCAACCCGTCAGCGGTGGCCGACATGTCGGAGCTCATCTGCAGCGGCTGCCCCACGCTGCTGTTCTACAACCGCGGCGCCTCCAACATCCGCTGCCCCAGCTGCAACAGGCTCAACTCCACCAGATCAG CCAACCAGATTGCACACCTGACATGCGGGCAGTGCCGGACGACTCTGATGCACCCACCTGGAGCCTCAACTGTGCAGTGTGCAACCTGCAGATATGTTAACCATGTCAGG GATGCTCGGCCTCAAACTGTCCTTGTAGAGAATCCTAAGACACTGGATGATAAGGGCAAGCTG GTGAGCAATGTGGTTGTTGGTGTCACCTCATGGAAAAGATGA
- the LOC127781444 gene encoding uncharacterized protein LOC127781444, whose translation MPMAAAAGAGEPSPYAEAAGSDLANARAPSPVVGKHLPSGAVPRHAYVFDGEGGFADAAWDVAAAAPGAFTWHHIELPRQQPGGAAAKPLHHAQALIELLCPPLTLQEILAFVATGPHCGVVDGGGGGGAGALLLRVSSPGPVGSAFALRLAARVTDSSVVTVSVGGVPRLAFGTTQASLLSEVPLGVTASLSDEGHGGGRAVEGGVVIEERLLESLLAMNHADGAHTDNPVPRTVSNLLVHVLGTHVDHVHDIVTRLEMELDSIELHLDKGGHFMRKLLLDGRRFPKMHLDLQRLLQVVSHGDQVFPRVKEKCASKSWFASEDIVALEDLIGRLRRLKENLGFITNRVTTLQASLDSWQSEQINKSLYYLSFLSIIFLPLSIVTGVFGMNVGGVPWTEQKNPANLDGFFNVMLICVVILLILLLCFLFPSLYSHVSAWRTRRALARSSSQNKRHLKLFKGHKDGYMRL comes from the exons ATGCCaatggcggccgcggccggcgccggcgagccgtcgccgtacgcggaggcggcgggatccGACCTCGCGAATGCGCGGGCGCCGTCTCCCGTGGTCGGCAAGCACCTCCCGTCGGGCGCCGTGCCGCGCCACGCGTACGTGTTCGACGGCGAGGGGGGGTTCGCCGACGCGGCGTGggacgtcgcggcggcggcgccgggggcgtTCACGTGGCACCACATCGAGCTCCCGCGGCAGCAGCCCGGGGGCGCCGCCGCGAAGCCGCTCCACCACGCGCAGGCGCTGATCGAGCTGCTCTGCCCGCCGCTCACGCTGCAGGAGATCCTCGCGTTCGTCGCCACGGGCCCGCACTGCGGcgtcgtggacggcggcggcggcggcggggcgggcgcGCTCCTTCTCCGCGTGAGCTCGCCGGGGCCGGTGGGGAGCGCGTtcgcgctccgcctcgccgcgcgcgtcaCGGACAGCTCCGTGGTGACCGTGTCCGTGGGCGGCGTCCCGCGCCTCGCGTTCGGGACCACGCAGGCGTCGCTCCTCTCCGAGGTGCCGCTCGGGGTGACCGCGTCGCTCTCCGACGAgggccacggcggcgggcgcgccgtcGAGGGCGGGGTGGTGATCGAGGAGCGGCTGCTCGAGTCGCTGCTCGCCATGAACCACGCCGACGGCGCGCACACCGACAACCCCGTGCCGCGGACCGTGTCCAACCTCCTCGTGCACGTCCTGGGAACGCACGTAGACCACGTCCACGACATCGTCACGCGCCTCGAGATGGAGCTCGACAGCATCGAGCTGCATCTCGACAAGG GTGGTCACTTTATGAGGAAACTTTTGTTGGATGGAAGGAGATTCCCCAAAATGCATCTTGATCTACAGCGCCTGCTTCAg GTTGTTTCTCATGGTGACCAAGTATTCCCCCGTGTAAAGGAAAAATGTGCGAGCAAGAGTTGGTTTGCGAGTGAAGATATTGTTGCTCTTGAAGATCTGATAGGCCGTCTTAGGAGGCTGAAGGAAAATCTTGGATTTATAACGAATAGGGTGACTACACTTCAAGCTAGTCTAGATAGCTGGCAATCTGAGCAGATAAACAAAAGCTTGTACTATCTTTCATTTTTGTCCATAATATTCCTTCCTCTATCCATTGTCACTGGAG TTTTTGGGATGAATGTTGGTGGTGTGCCATGGACTGAGCAGAAAAACCCTGCAAATCTAGATGGCTTCTTCAATGTCATGTTAATATGCGTCGTGATCTTGTTGATCCTGCTGCTTTGTTTCTTATTTCCTTCATTGTATTCACACGTGTCGGCATGGAGAACCCGCCGTGCACTGGCCCGGAGCAGTTCTCAGAACAAGAGACATCTGAAACTCTTTAAGGGTCACAAAGATGGTTACATGCGCCTCTGA
- the LOC127782560 gene encoding uncharacterized protein LOC127782560, which yields MDGSDPPAAASPSAAAAAGDDDDERAAAPAAQPERCEALAGAIAGVLGGALQEHEACAAATARSQGELAAAVDRLNGELDKLLENAPSPVIMQQATRICSIRKRVLALNMLLRSIQRRIDNIDRIVSTGVTSDHSSHVQLHRQN from the exons ATGGACGGCTCcgatccacccgccgccgcctccccatccgccgcagccgccgccggcgacgacgacgacgagcgagccgccgcgcccgcggccCAGCCGGAGCGGTGCGAGGCTCTGGCCGGGGCCATCGCGGGGGTGCTGGGCGGCGCGCTGCAGGAACACGAGGCGTGCGCGGCGGCCACCGCTCGGAGCCagggcgagctcgccgccgccgtcgaccggcTCAACGGAG AACTAGACAAGCTATTAGAGAATGCACCCTCCCCGGTCATAATGCAACAAGCCACAAGGATTTGTTCTATTCGCAAGAGAGTTTTAGCTTTGAACATGCTCCTGCGCTCCATACAAAGACGTATAGATAACATTGATAGAATTGTTTCTACTGGTGTAACAAGTG ATCATTCTTCTCATGTACAGTTGCACAGACAGAATTGA